The Mytilus galloprovincialis chromosome 3, xbMytGall1.hap1.1, whole genome shotgun sequence genomic interval GAAACGTCAACGATTTAGTCTTCATTCCCGTATTGATTGAACCTTGTAATATTCCACCGTTTCTAAAAGACTGTATGTTCATTAACGCTACTTGCAAGCAAGTTAAATGGTGGGACCAATTTTTGGAGCTGATTCGAGGCGCTTGTCCTCAATTACCTCCAAAGAAAAAGTACCACGCGTTTTTCGCACACACATCTAGAAACAAGCCATGGGTTGCAGATGTAGTGAAAATGCTTGAATCACCCAAGGTTGGAATAGTTTGCTGCTATCCCGccagaaatttcaaaaaaggaCAATCAAAACGAGAATCAATAGAACACGCGTTGAGACGTTCAGAAAAGGTAGTTGTCGTCATCTCTGATGATTTTGTCAATCAAGAATGGAGACTTTACTATGAAAATAAGGTTCGCAGTAAAGATATAATACCGGTGATTGTTGAAGATAGCTACATCCCACCTGCTTTAGACGAATGCGAAGCAATAGATGCAAGATCAGACGAGTTTCATTGGTTACCAAACCTATTTTCAGCTATTACGGACAGTGGTCAGTacgatatttgtttttcaaaggtgtttaaaataattttgccAATGATTCTGTAGAGCATTTGGTACACGTCCTAATAATATGTTGCTACTTCAGAATGTTCTTGTTTTCCAACTTTACCTTCCTGCTCTGCTCAGTTTGTTGCAACATTATATTAAAGATTCACGTTCAAGTCGTGCAGGTTAATAAAATCGAAACCTAGAAAATTCCGTAGAAAATGATTATCCATATATTGTCAAGAATTCTGCTACGAAACAAGAAATCCAGAAATGTTTTAGCCAAATCTAAATTCATGCAGTTACACTTAGCCGCCTGCAGATCATAAGATACTGTGATCAAGTACAAAGAAAAAATAGTGGGTCTTGTTCCTCCATTGgtgtcaaaaattaaaaaatctaacAAATCTTAGTCGAATTTGAACATCAGACAGTCTAATATCTAGtactttaatattgatttttagTGTCTTaagtttttgttagttttttttcagtgctttttgtcgagccttcgactttagtcgaaaaagcgagactaagcgatcctacattccgtcgtcgtcggcgtcgtcgtcgtcgtcggcgtcgtccacaaatattcactctgtggttaaagtttttgaaattttaataactttcttaaactatactgaatttctaccaaacttggacagaagcttgtttatgatcataagaaagtatccagaagtaaattttgtaaaaataaaattccattttttccgtattttacttataaatggacttagtttttctgcgaggaaacattacattcactctgtggttaaagtttttaaaattttaataactttcataaactatccttgatatgtaccaaactaggacagaagcttgtttatgatcataagatagtaacaagaagaaaatgttgtgtaaataaatttccacttttccgtattttacttataaatggacttagtttttctgcgaggaaacattacattcactctgtggttaaagtttttaaaattttaataactttcataaactatcaaggatttgtaccaaacttggacagaagcttgtttatgatcataagatagtatcaagaagaaaattttgtaaaaataaatttccacttttccgtattttacttataaatggacttagtttttttgccagaaacaaaacattcactctgtggtttaagtttttaaaatttttataatgttcttaaactatcctggatttctaccaaacttagacaaaagcttatttctgatcataagatattattcagaagtaaattttgtaaaaaaaaaaatcactttttccgtattttacttataaatggacttagtttttcttccagttaacattacatacagtctgcagttaaagtttataaaacatttattagattcataaattatcctggattttttttaccaaacttggaagcttctttcaatcaaaagacagtatcgtgagggaaatttttattaatgtttttcctcatttttgttgagtctgcgattaacagaaaaagtaggcgagacaccgggttccgtggaacccttacgaattttttgtCGATCTAATGAGTCCAAGTTTGAACCTTTTTCACCTTTTTACAGTgctttcttttgttgttttgtttcaatACTGTCTTAGGTTATTGGAGGGTCGAGGGCTTGCAAACATATTTTACCCCGCCTCCTAACAAAGAGTATGTTGAAGGTAAGGATTCTGTGGTAATCAATGCTTATTATTGGTTTTGTCTATCCTATCTGTAAatcgtttattgttttttttttacatgaacgttggttttctcgttttaattgttttacatttcatcATCATGTGAGACGTTTTATAGGTTGATTCCCGCCATCAAATAGCGATCTATTCAGTATGCCTTGAGAGTTGGgaataaacaaatgttttcaaatttgacaaaaaacGACCTGATAATATTTTTCTTGTACAACTACAGTACTGCTTTTTATAATTTACCATATGGTTAAAGGTAGTCAACTGCTTGTATACGTCATCTTGTCTCAGGTGAATAGTTTTCCAATTGGCAgttataccaaatcttcttattgtTAAATTGACGACGTAGACTTAACCGCACaaggtcatatttttttttacttcgacAGTTGATGACGTTTTTACACTAATTCTGCTTTATATTACTGAGGAGATAGTTGATCGCTCACATCCCCGTCAAATTCTATATGTGCCTGTTTTTCAGTGATTTTCGTTGCTGTCTGTAGATCATATTGTTTTGGACGTGAAAGTAAGCAAATATTATATAGGAAGTCTTACGCTTAGTGAGGTGGAAATTATCTTTTAAACCTTTTTCCATTTATATTGTTAACCAAGAACTTCCTTCAAATTTTGTCAAAAGGTTTTTCAGATTTgcgtttttttcttcttcatttcaAATGTTCAAGAAGAGAAAGCATTATAAATAGATTATCAAGTGTTAAAACCTTTCTTTAAAACACATCGCGGTGAAATCGTCAGAATATTGGTTGAAACGTTTGTTAAAAAAAGGATTACCCAAAAATAATCATAGgatttttctttctcttttttccTTTATATTGGTATAGTATTACCAGCTATGCTAACCttcgtgggggggggggggggggatttcgcTATCTTATATCACttatcaaattgatttttttttttataaatatcgaTATATACTGGTTTggagtttcttttatatattcatttatcacAGCAAATTAGTCTTATCAttgttcaatttcatttttatgcatttcaaaattattatcttttaatatGTTAATTCACATCTTAATTCAGTTGTTTAATCTGTTCTCCATCGAGCGGTGGTAAATCAACCCCAATTATCACCAATAGGTGCGAATACTTATAAATAACCAACAAAATATTTCCACAAGTGTCAGTCAAATAGTTCACATTCAATAGTGGAGTTGGTTGAACTGCGTACCGTATTTTGCTTTTATTCACGTTGTTCAGACAGACTATACACAAACATTTCAAAACGAAATACCCAACCACTTTGGATTATACCAGTTAATCCTTAACGATAGttaataattttaataagattATGATTAAACTggaatttaaagtaaacaaatatacatttacacTACCACACTGGTTTGGATTGTTTTCCACACGGTTCTATAGGAATTATTCAGAATTTTATTCCTATTTCAGAATGTCGTATTAGAAATGAAACGGTTATTATTATACTCGAGCTCGTGAAACCTTGAAACAATTCGACGAAAAAATACCGGCCTGAATTAGGACACAATAataaaaggcaacagtaatataccgctgttcaaaagtcataaatcgattgagagaataAATCCGATAACccagggaaacatatcaactataagaagggaacaacagaaacattgaagtgcATCAAAAACAACcgccaatgcaacatacatagaaacgaactattttataaaaactgccatattcctgacttggtacatgataTTCTAAGAACacatggttgattgaacctggttttatgactAGCCGAACCTCCtgcttatatgacaatgttaaaaataccgctaaaatgacaattACGAGACAGTaaaacagtacaaataaatgcaagaacactcaTAACAAAGAAGTACATAAATAAGTAATATAAAAGTACGTTTCAACATGTAAACcatgtaaaccacagaataacaacgaacaccTAAAGTTAATTTACGACAATACAcaaatacagaataatgggctTATGATCTATGCGTCACACGAATGTATCTAAGCCACAAAAAAGGGATatcacaggtaaatttctaaaaatggAATATAAAAATGGTTTGACTCgtcagatcgatacaaaacacaaacaacaacTTAAACAAAGACATAGTATCGAGCTAAGAGTACTCTCAGTTACTGAAACTTGTTCAACCTGCAACTAATaatcatttttattgtttttaaccgGAAAGCTTTTGCAAACTTATCTACATATATAATTCTTCAATTGCAGTGTATGTGCCATCTGTGACAAGTTTATCCAGGGATGATCCTGACTACGCCTCCACCAGTTTATCCGGTAAGTTTATCCAGAGGTGATCCTGACTACGCCTCCACCAGTTTATCCGGTAAGTTTATCCAGAGATGATCCTGAATACGCCTCCACCAGTTTATCCGGTAAGTTTATCAAGAGTACGCCTCAACCAGTTTATCCGGTAAGTTAATCATGAGTACGCCTCCATTAGTGTATCAGGTGAGTTTTGTTCCAGGGAAAGTACTAAGAACGACTTCagtattttatcatttcattctAAGTGAGCTTACAGTAATTTATCCTGTAATTGTTCCAGAAAAGATCATAGTAGGTTATCAGATAAGTTTTTTTCCAGAACAATATAAATTTTTGGAATCTATACAAATCATGGGCCTATGAGTAGAGCAATGTTAGCTTTAGGAACATAAACGCAGCATGGTCTTGATAGCAGAAATAAGGCAAATGTAGTTTAatactgttcaatagtcataaatcgatacgcgaaaccgagggaaacacatcaactataaaaggaaaacaattgAATAACagaataacagaaacattgaactgcTGCAAAAACAAACTCCAAAATACATATAAACATACTACTTAACAACAGCTACCATTTTTCTGacttagaaagaaaaaaaatgatggattgaaccttgttttatgtCTAGCCAAACGTCCCACTATATTGCAATGTTGAAAATACCGCAAAAATGACACAACCGTATTGTAAGAACTTAGTTACGATAACATGTTAATAAGTGAAtacgttttttatttaaatatttaaagtacaGAATACCATTTGAATGTTTACTTGTATAATGTCATTTATTACAAAACTCTCATAGAAGAAAAAAAGTCTTGAATGAGAATTTAAAACGATATTAGCCACTCTGTGGTGTAAATAACAGACGTGTTTAAATAACTGAAATGGTAACAGTTAATTTTTCAAatgtacaaatgttttttttaacacaatcaTATACAATAACAGATTTTCAATAGATGAATCTATATTGTGTGActaattccataaaaaaaaatctatacatgtataatgacgagtgtatttaaattttttcatATATCACAACACACATGTATGTTCATATTTCAAATGCTGTATTTCTTATATTTACAGATATTAGCGAAAAGAGTCAGACAATATCGGTTGTTTAACAATAGGCCATGTTTTAAAAACCTTTAGAAAAAATTCATGTCAGATGAGTTTTGATATTAAATAAGAAACAAACAGAAACTAGGAAAATAAGTGATAGAAAGTAACTGTAAAGTATACTAACTGGAATATGAAACATATTGACACGAATGTTTGTGTAGGTGGAAATGTAAGATAAACTACTAAATGATGTTGTTAATATAATATGACGTTATTCAGCAATTATAATTGATTGTTAATAAATCTATTTGTTAAATACGTCGGTCTTGTATTTATGCATATCATGGAAATCAATATGATATGCAcgcttttttaaaatttttattacattttgcaaTTAAGTAACCTGTACACACCAGGATAGAAAATTCACAACAACCCATACTATTATTTAGAACATGAACTTTAATAACCAAgtacaaaagaggggcgaaagataccagaggagtcaaactcatagatcgaacataaactgacaacgcaatggctaaaaaataaaaggaCAACCAGACATGACCTTCAATCAATACACATGAGAATACATTCGAATGACGTACATGTACATAAATCAGTATGACTTGAACCTATTTTCATTGCAACCTCATGAAATTTAGAAAATATGACTTTCATATATCAAACTTATTCAAAATAATGTTTCATTGCGTCCTACATGTTTGCCGCGTATGGTACTGTTGGAATAAATATAAGggtttcaatgaaaaaaaaaacaaaaaaaaaaaaactgtgttaaCATaggtctaaaaaaaaaagcaaaagtaGTATACTTGTGTTCAAAagccataaatcgattgagagaaacaaaTCTGGATTAAACACTATAACCGAGGGATACACATTAACCATAAGAAGTGaacaaagaaaaaacagaaaCACTATAAAGgcatgcaataaaaacaaacgccaatataCATAGAGACTGACTATTTCATAATAACATCTGCAATTTAAGGACTATCCTAATATCAttattatgaaatgaaataaacatgGTGAACAACTGGATCATCTAAGCATCGTCtagattttaaatatattatccTCACTAGAGAATTCAAAAATTGCTGCTAACAATCATCGTTTACATCAAAAGActtctcatttttcaaaaaatactgTAACACAATGACTTAACTTTATAGGCggtatttaaaatattatttatgatGTAAGTATAACATTATTACATATTTTCCCTGTTAGCCATAAAACCACACTGATTGTCTGATTGGTATATTGATAGCCTCTGCTGTGATAGTTGTCATTCGTTTGAGCACCGACGGTCTAAAAACTTGAACATTGGCCGGAATATGTCAATCTAGAAATTGTCACCATAGaatatcattaaatattaaataagatgcatgattgtttttttttttttttttttgttgtttttactttTCCATAATAATCAGGTGTATTATATATTACAGACAATAAATAATGACTTGTCATTCAAACTTAAAACAGAAAACATGTCTAACTGCGTATAgatcttttatatttaaaattcacAAGATAATTGTGACCGTATGATGATACAGATTATGGATTCGTGTCTTACCAACACCTCTAGgttacagaagaaaaaaaaaacatcgggTATATATCACAAAGACGCAATATTGACACACAAGTTTCATGTTATTTGGTTTTTGCAATCACGATAGACAGTTGgcgaaacaaatatgtaacgaaATCGGGGTTAATGCATAATACCAAATATTTAATAACATTATTATCAAAAGTGTGTTACTTTCCTTCATATCAGTCGTATCTAAaagcaaaaacaacaacaaaaaaaacgaaTGATATGGTTTTTCGTGGCTGTGAAAAGTCTAAAGactaccaaaaaaaaatatcttgtgtAAAAAGACTAGACTTAAATCAGTTAGATGAGCAAACATGAAATCAGCTCTTTGTATCATGATTTATGTTTTAAAGTTCTACTATTATACAATATCCTTTAACAAAGTAATATatagtattttattttgtttgattgtCTGTCGTACATTAAGTTTTTTTCTCAGAAGGTGATTTAAACAAGAGAGAAATACTCAGGCCCGAAGTATTTGACTGTTCATAGTCATTTAGTTTCCAATATCTACAAAAGGGGAACACTTCTTGTATTTACAGCGCTACCTAAACCTATCGAACGCCACaactgtcttatgtggaactttgatattactttatgttgttttatcattacttaataatagtttgtctttatttgatatggttttgacattacgttatgatgttttaatataactcaatatggactagtcattacttaatgatatttctatattacacgatatggtttcgtatcaatgacttgatatagttttgtcattactcaatatgattttgtcattactcgatgtggtttcaccattatttaatatggttgtatCATAAGTcaatgtggtttcaccattacttgatgtgtatgtgacttaacgtaatgcggttgtttcattacatgatgtggttttgttatttcgtaatgatgatttgtctattctttatatggttttaacatgacgtaataatgtttcaaaatttgaccactttacactacttgatgtgtttgtttcattatttgatgtggtcttgtcattctttgatgtggtcctgtcattctttgatgtggttatcccattacttgatgaggtaaaaccacgtgaccaattcggaaaaacctgtactatttttagatagatttccatattgtatgtgccttgaatgcgtTTGGCCATACATCTAAtaagtgttcaaattaaagttcgggttactgtttgagtttAACTTttagttagttttcgaattcaagtcatacttataattaaagttctagttagcattgagtttAGAGTTGGACGTCGAGTtcgagtcacatttaaaggcagagttctagttacaattttgaatttgacttacttcttgaggtagagtttgagtaagattcgaatttaagtctaatttttattaattaagttttcgagttgaaattcgagatattttatatgtctttttgagttcgtaattaaattttctatcgcggaacaagagcttttgctcgggcttccgagaagagggctccgggatatgcgtactaaataaacaatgttgcagtatacaaaacgcaacataggagttgaaataaagttagatgtggtatgattgccaatgcaacaactatccaccagagtttaaatgcagtggatgtaagaaatcatatactgtataggcaaccgtacagccttcaacaccctgtatagtcagctacataaataaggccaccatgcacaatgtgaaaaaaaaatctattttttaacagatcgtttgtttaatgtgctttGGATGGGTGTTCCCaaagttaaaaatcaaattaaagttcgagtggttgttcagagctatttggtatgaaaaaggggaacggcagacaataataaaaacataaaatcttaaaaaaaattacagtatttCGGACATAATTGGGATATCCCCAAACCACTTGGTCCTGTTATTTGATCTATAAGTTTtcaaatagaagcagtattataataaatttgtaaaaaaagtccaCGGAACGCTGTGTCTCGCCTGATATTGCTGCTTTCAGTGTAAAAGCGTAATATTGATTGGCTGTACATTAATCggtcaaaaaatgtaaaaaaaaatgtttttctgtagatgctttttcttgatattgaaGAAAAACGTctatacaagttttaaaacacttcatggaggtaataaatttatcatgtcaaaacagtttaattcggttttattttactaaaacaaaattgtatggtttttaacaatgagcaaaacacataccccatagtaagctataaaaggtcccgccACTTTCGATGACGTTGTTGTGTCTCACTGCCGCTACATTTATGTCGCAGGCTCGACACAAACCAAAAGacgtttttgttaaaaaatgagACACTTCAAATCAAATCACACCTAAGTCACAGGAAAATCAGAGGAGGGGGCTCGGACTAAGCGACAAAgcatcaatactataaaataagaattctaaaaaaaaaaaataatgatcatgtgaacatatatacgaatatcaatcttttagttttaaacaattgaattctctgatctacctcgcactaattgaaaaataaactttttggaatatctgtttcacatgtgacgGCAAACATGTTCTACTTGTCGTAACCATAATACCTTCATCTTTTACTCGAATGTGAACTTCCAAATAAGACGAAATCACTCGGTTTGTAATTTCGCAAATATCACGACGGATGCCATCCGTTGAGCAGAGTCTCCTTACCTTTCTGGGGAACCCGAGATCACCCCGATGGATTTTAATTACCCAGTCATACCGATCTATTGCGCCAGCCAATTGAAATGGTTTTTTAGCCACCGTAACTTTACAGCAACTGAAAGTTGGGGACATAGTGTTTAacatttgtccgtccgtccgtctttccgtcccattatgggtatatagttatttcaacataactcctccaacagtttgaatcctaTGAAGTTTTCTCTCtttactgtctgtttgtacatatattgaaagtgtgctgcatgtggtcagggtttaatttttattaatttgtgcTCTTCGggagaaagttgaactttgtcatttttgggcaATTTACTAGCATAAGTAGGGAGTTTCCAGATAACTCCTACTAAAGATTGAATGCTAGGAATTTATCACTCTGCTggctgtttgtacatgtattgatggtgtgcatgtggtcagggttttttctttttattatttttcctcttttgggagaaaaattgaactttgtcctTTTTGGGGTACACGCGGTTAAATGAGTAGAGTGCGGGGCATCGATTTgtctagtatacattttttttctcgtgttgtgctgttacactactggTTCAGTTCGATGTTTTCTCacatacatgttaaactccgccacgtGCACTTTCTTAATGTACCTGACCAAAGTCAGGAGCACGCAGTTCAAATGTTGTCGTTGCATACATATgtgtcatatttggtttttttttggaaaatagaCCGGTAGTTTTTTCGTTTCAATTTTTTCACATACTGCGtggtggccttttgtagctgactatacggatttttgaaggccgtacggttaccgaTATATGATTAAATTTCTaacatccactgcatttaaactctggtggatagttgtctcattggcaatcacaccacatctaattttatttcaactcatatgttgcgttttgtatactgcaacattgtttatttagtacacatatcccggagccctcttttcggaagcccgagcaaaagcccttgtttCGGGATAGAAATCTTAatacgaactcaaaaagacatataaaatagctcgaatttcaacttgaaatcttaataaatctaaatgagacttaaattcaaatccaaactctacctcaagaagtgactGCAGTTCAAAGTTGTAACTCGCaactcaatgctaactagaactttaatcATAAGTATGACTTTtattcgaaaactaactcaaagtttaacttAAACAGCAACccaaactttaatttgaacactaattagatggatggccaaATGCATTAAAGGCACATACAACATGCAGATACAGCagggaaatctatctaaaaatagaacaggtttttccgaattggtcacgtggttttacctcatcaagtaatgggataaccacaccAAAGAATGgcaggaccacatcaaagaatgacaagaccacatcaaataatgaaacaaacacatcaagtagtgtaaagtggtcaaattttgaaacatcattacgtcatgttaaaaccatataaagaatagacaaataaTCAGtacgaaataacaaaatcacatcatgtaattaaacaattacattacgttaagtcaaatacacatcaagtaatggtaaaaccacattgacttatgacacaaccatattaaataatgatgaaaccacatcgagtaatgacaaaatcatattgagtaatgacaaaactatatcaagtcaatacgaaaccatatcgtgtaatatagaaatatcattaagtaatgactagtccatattgagttatattaaaacatcattacgtaatgtcaaaaccatatcaaataaagacaaactattattaagtaatgataaaacaacataaagtaatatcagagttccacataagacagctgtggcgttccatataaACCTCTTCCTGAATCTCgatgaaataaaattaacggtaccaattttcttgcaccagatgcgcatttcgacaatacatgtctcttcagtgatgctcgtggccaaaatatttgaaatccaaagcttatataaaagatgaagagctataatccaaaaggtctaaaaagtatagccaaatccgatGGAACTTTTACAGAATCTCTCTTTGATTTTGCAGCAAAACATAGACTATTCGATATCTAAATCAGGGTGTAATCAACTCTTCAAACCAATACTTTGATTTCAgtaatcataaatatatattccATGAATGTATACTTAAAAAAATCTACAACATAAAATAAAGTATACATATTCTGTCCACAATATCTCTTATACAAatattaatcatattttattgaacCTTTCCCTGATTGGGTTTCATATATGTTAATGTGCTTACATATTGATTTTACcaatatttttataatgaatctaaagccccagtcccactagaccacgatcgcaccatgCTCACCGCGACCTAAAAttaattcagatcgtggtgaggtcgcagtATGATGTTTTCACGAtgatactacgtcctcattacgcttttacaacgatcccgctacgagtATGCCACGTTCATACCACGACTTTTTCTAGACTATCATCATCttactacgctcatcacgttctcactacgactataccacgagttatccgattgcaacacgatattacgacgcttctactgcgattatagcacgttctttcCACGATTATAATACGTTCATAcggcgatcttactacgttctcagcaataacgtcaacatcgtgttccatatcaaatactattccattccttctatttctgattaatacatagatttctcAGAAACAGTaaagtcatgccaccaaaatctactagaacacgtgggcgtgttAGTAGGAGTAGACGTAGAGacagagggagctctgatagtaacgaatcctgatccagcagAGATGTTGGACCGACCAacccaacctaaattacaacctattgctgatccatcaagctcaaatgtttttgaacgatagcagagatgacacagacgtgtcaagcatggttgagccgttagagaaaatgaaCAAGAGATCCTAATTACATACAGAcgaacaaaacctggagagatttaatattttatgtgaaaatgacaatgacaatgagaatgatggtcgtagtatgaacgtagtcaggtcgcaAGAAGAGCGTGACGAGGACGAcatgggcgtgctagaatcgcactatggtcttgaacagcgtgatGTAAACATGGTATAGTCGTACTGAAAGCGTAGTttggtcgcagtgagaacgtgatggtcgttgtgaggtcgtaataacgtcgctgtgagttcgtagcgcagtctctccaaatagaatcacgctttcgctacgatgATACAGCGATTTTTGCGATCTTAACGcgaccttagtgcgctctcactatgCTTCTaatacgacctgatttcgccacgaccgcaccacgattatTTGAACATGTTCatagttggccacgctcatcgcAATCtcgaagacctcaccacgaccgtgatacgatcttactgcgatctacacgatcgcactacgatcgtaaaaatttgcatttttttcacagatcgtattgcgatcgtggcctagtggggcTGCGATGTAAATTAAAACAGATAAAATACCTACATCCACATAATGAGACATTCTAGATCACCGTCtagatttaaatgaatatttcacAGAATCTGTTTCAAacgattat includes:
- the LOC143067845 gene encoding uncharacterized protein LOC143067845, with the protein product MSLLKDSYFNVNEAPSLPEDKEYHVFFSYEYANRDRNWVKAVVRELENKGFKCCVYEKDKNQSQSYSSNIQHFIDKSMRIVIVLSNTYINGDWAKMELEILSRGNVNDLVFIPVLIEPCNIPPFLKDCMFINATCKQVKWWDQFLELIRGACPQLPPKKKYHAFFAHTSRNKPWVADVVKMLESPKVGIVCCYPARNFKKGQSKRESIEHALRRSEKVVVVISDDFVNQEWRLYYENKVRSKDIIPVIVEDSYIPPALDECEAIDARSDEFHWLPNLFSAITDSVYVPSVTSLSRDDPDYASTSLSDISEKSQTISVV